The genomic interval TTAGTCATTCAAAATATAGAAAAAAATGAGTTTTACACAATAAGATGGTGTGTTTGTATGGAATTTAGATTTAAAACAGGTTCTATTATATGTTATCTTACAAACTTTTACTCCTTGCTAAGAAAAGATAAAACAAAAACTGAATATTATAAAAAACTATTAAACATAACTCTAGAAATTGAAAGACAAGTATACACCTTCTACAATAAAAACTTGCCCGGAGCAATAATAACTGAATGGATAGAAAAAAAACAAAAATAACAACCATGATATCAGTCAAAATAAATATAAAAGTAGGATATCCCAATCATTATTCTATTTAACATTATAGAAAAAATATTGACTCAACATTTCAACAGAATACCAAATAACGCAAACACACAAATAATACACATAACTTAAAGCAAAATTTACCAAAAAATTATTTTTTTATATCAAACACAAATATTTGAAAATTGACAAAATTGTTGTATAGTTTATTTAAGGTTTGATACACTTACGTATCACTCTTTCAGAAAAAGAAATTATAAAACCAATTAAAGGTTTTGTTAGAGACTTTAGGTATAAAATCTCTAATAAGACCTTTAATTTTTTATTGTAAAAACATCTATGCGTCTCAAAAAAGTGAAAAGTTTTATTCATAATCCCGATATATGAAAGCTCAACAAATAAAATACACGTGAATCATATTGAAAATGAACTATTATAATAATTAGAAAATAAAACAATTTAATAAAAAAAATAACTTTCCCAAACGGAGAGGAGGGAAAGTTAATAATGTACCAAAAGAATAAAGACATACTTTAGGTACGCATAAGTTAAAAGAAGGTGAATGGAACTCATTTCACAGAGTTCCATTTATTTTAAATGAAATAAAAGCTTTCAAAAAGCCACCAAATATTACTTCAATAAAAAAACAATACTTAAGATTATCCAATATCATTAAAGATAGTTTTTCCATTATATTTATTGTATATCGTGATTTTGAAAATTCAATATCTTAATACACAAAATAGAGTGTTTAATTTTGAAGTTTTTATTTGTTTAATTAAGTATAAAATTAATTCTATGAGAATGATAGAAGGACACTCTTTTTACAAGGTTTCTGAGGCACAAGAAGTCCTTAAAAGTAAGTTTAACTATAAAATTACAAAGAGTCATTTAAGATACAAATTAGAAGTTCTGGAATGTTATATCAGAGTGGGGAATATTATGTTAATTCCCGAAGACTTTTTGATATATTTAACCCTTAGCTTGCTTGAGTTTAAAAATAATGAAAGGTATAAATTTGAGATAAAAAGAAAAATTAGGGAAAAGATGCCAAAATTTAGAAAATTAATATCAAAAGTAATAACAAGAGAATGAATATAATGAATTAAATATACAATTTAATTACATAGAGCAAATATTATTAGAATTAGACTTGTTAAAAACATGACTTTTTGTGTTTCTTCTAGTATTATCGAGTATAGCAGTATTAATATAAATCCAATATTTGGTTAATATGATTCAATTTATATTGACAAAATATTTATGATATGGTTGAATATAGATTCAGGCTTTTTCTTTCAAATAGGAGAGGTATTATGAAAAAGAGTTTTGATAACAAAATGATATAGTCCATTTATCAATACTTTGTAATGAATTTTAATATTTGTGCTTATGCTAGGCAAGTTTATCTTTTATAAGACCTTAATATAAAAATTAGGAACAAGATGATAAATAATCTGTAAAAATAGTTTTAATTAATGATTGTAAGCGGCAATGTTAGTCGCAACTTAATGTAATTCTTCAAGTCATATTCTAATGGTAAAACATTGTGAATGTGGCTTTTTTATAATTCAATTAATAGTATTAAATTATGTTTTATCATTTTTATGTAAGACCTACAAAAACAAAAATTTCACCTATAGGTTTTTAATAATTGTTATAGCATTAATTATGTATGAACTTTAATTTTTTATCTTATATTGGAATTATATTTTTTACTATATCAGGCATGAATAACCACATTTCATATAACAATATTAATACTGTGGGCGAATATTATGATTAAGGCAATAGATAAAACATTTTTTAATTTGATCTAGAGCAAATCTAAAGAAAGTAGTATTAATCTTAGTGGATATCCAAAACGATTTTTTATCGTCAGAAAGACTTTCTGTCCCTTATGATAATAATATTATTCATTCAGTAAACCAACTATCAGGCTTATTTAGAAAACCATCGTTACAACTAAAGATTTAGATTGTTAGAACTTATATAAATTTTAAGTAATTTTAGTTATAACACTTGGTCTGAACATTGTATGCAAAATATATGGGAACCAAAGTTCTCAAACGACTTAAATGTTAAAGAAGTGATAGCCGTTTTTTTTAAAAAACAGCTAAGATAAAAATTATGACGGTTATGGTGAATTTTATAAAGATTCTAGTAAAAAAATAATAGCTCTTTTAGATTATTATTTATAATAAGCCAACTGTATTGAACTTTGATATAAGTGCAATACCATTAATACTTGCAATTTAAGATTTCAGCCTTATTGAATTGAGCTATGTTACAAGTAAATATTTCTTCTTTGCCAAGACAGATCGTCATGGGATTTGAAAGGTTTTAGTATATTAACTTGTTTGGCAGGAGATGGGTATGGTTTACAGTTGACTGTAGCCTTATAAAGTTAAAATTTATATATTTAAGTTGTACTCTACATTTATTTATATTACAAATGCAATCAAAAGCGTCTTCGAAATTTTTATATATAAATGCGTATAGTATTATATACCAATGATAATCAAAGTTATTTAGAATACAGGTTTTAAAATTCATAATTTTGTAGTATAATAAAAAGCTGTTATTTATGAATATCATGATAAATCCGTTGGTTATTATTAATTTAGTTATTATCTTGAATGGTTGTAGTGTGGATAAAAAAGGCAATGTAGGTACGCAATTTTATGAGAATAATTTAGATATGTTGTTATACGATAATGATTCAGATCATAATAATTTTCAAGATGACCAAGATATTTGGCAACATTCCCAAGACGGTAAAAAACAAATCGAAAAGAGTAACATTGGGCAAACAGATGCAAATAATAAGGCTAAAGAAATAATTCAAAAAGAAATCTTACATGATCATATAGATGATCAAAGGATTGCAAGTGCAGATATTTTAGAAGTTGAGAAGTTAGATGGTTATCTGTTACGAGATAATATACTGTTTTCTGTACAAAGTGACATAAGCTATGTAAGCGAACAAATAGTTTTTAATGAAGCTTTTAAAAGCAATGATATATTATCAAAGATAATGTTTGAAAAAGAATTGTTAGAAACTTATAAACAAAAATTGAAAAATACTCTAAATGAAGAACAAAAAAAAGCATTAGAATTTTTGGAAAGAGCTTTGGTTAATAAAGTCGATAAGTTAAATGAAGTTTTAGGCTTAGATGAAGATGAAATTAAAAATATGCTTGATATAATAAGCAAAAATTTAGACAGTATAAGGGAACTTGAATCTGTTAATGAGCTTATTTTAGATTTTGATAATTTCGATAGTGAAGAACTTGTATTGAAGATGAGTAATGAGGTTAGAGTTGAGTATACAGAAGTAAAAAATGACCTAAGTGAAAAAATCGAACCTTCATTGGATGATTATTCGTCTGTTATAGATGCTCATTTCAATGATGATGATATAAAATCTAGTGTGAATAATATCAATTCTATTGAAATTTTATCACCTTAGTTCAATTTTGATTTTTCAGAATCTTCTCTTACTATAGAAAATATAGATATATCATTTGTGTATAAATTTATGTTAAATTGATAGGATTGACATATTTCTTTAGATATGGTCATATATTTTTTATGAGATATTTGGTCTTTTGTGCTATTTCAGATAAACGATATTTCTCTATTATACTTGGGTTAGTATTAACATAATTTTGTTTTTGGATGAGATTGATAGATATAAAAGTTTATTCTATAATTTTTGACTTAAGTGTTAGCATCAATCATTTGCACTGAATATCACATTATAGGATAATTGATAATTGGTTTGGCTTATTAGGAATTACTTCTATATCTTGATATTTATTTGTTATTTAAGATATATAAATATACAGAGACTAACTATTGTTATTCCTATGAGAGTATATTTATAATATTGATTGGCAGTGAATAAATATAAAGTTAAAATTAACATTTCAAGCATTAAATGGAAAATTTGAAAGTTTCTTTTAAGTAATGTACATAAATTGAAAATAAGCTTTTTTAGCTTGTTGTAAAAGCATGCTATACATAAAGTTAGACAAGAATACATAATTATTGAAGCCATAAGAACCCTCATATTAATATTGTCTTAATTATAGCTCGAGTTTTTAAAGATACATAATTTTATGCTAATGAGTTTTGTTTTTTATTGCTTTTTTTGTTATTATAGTTGATATATTGTTAGCTTTTAAAGCCAACAATATAATTGTTTATTACACATGTTTTAAAATACTATGATAGATAATCTAATATTCTTTTGTATTAAGACGAGTATAGCTTTACGAAATTATGTGTTTTGGATTTATATATTAATATAAATAGTTTTGATTTGTTAGTATGAAAGTGTTTATTTTATTCGCGCTTGTTTAAGGATCATTATATGAAAGTGATTAAGTTTCCTAAGAGGAAGAGTTTTAAGTCTGAACAAATTGATATTGAAACATTTATAGCTCAAGTTGATTATACTACTGCGCAGTTGGATAGAGAATTCAGAGAGTTTCAAAGACAGTATGGACTAGATAAAGGGCTTGATGATTGGATGGCACATATAGAAAGGGAAAGCTATCTTAGAAATCAGAAAATTCAGGTAAGATCTGAAACTTTGAGTTTTCGTTTTGAAAAAAGCCTTAATAATAAGTTGAAAAATAAATAAAAATATAACCTAATATTGGTTAATTCCTTTATCTTTTTAAGCTTTTCATAATTTTTTTTAGATTGAGGGTTTTGCTTTCCTTATAACTTGGATTTCTAATTAATATTAGAATATTAAAAAGTCATTTAAGTTTTCTGTAAGTCTTAGTTTGACGAATTTTACATATTTTATTAATATAAAATTAAAAAACAATATATGATAATTTTAAATTTATGAGGGTGTATACTTTTTGAATACTAATGTTGAAAAAAGAGATTTATTAAATAAGGAATATAAAGTTTTAGATAAAGGCTTTATAAAGCTTATTGATTATATGGGTAGTGATGATAGGATAGTACAGGCATCAAGAATTTCATATCGAAGTGAGAGCATTAAGAGAGAAGATGATGAGCTTATTGATTACTTAGTGAGAAACGAACATACAAGTCCATTTGAACAAGTAGTATTTACATTTTATGTTAAGGCCCCGATATTTGTTGCAAGACAATGGATGAGACACAGAACAGCAAGAATTAATGAAGTATCTGGTTCATATAGTCTGCTTAGGGAAGAATTTTATGTTCCTTTAGAAGAGGATATAAGCATTCAAAATGTTGATAGTAATCAAAATGAGTGTGAGAGAATTGAAACTAACTTTGTAAAAGATATAGTAAGTGATTTAAAAGCGAGTCAAAAATCTTGTTACAAGCTATATCAAAATATGATAGATAGCAATGTTTTAAAGGAAGTTTCTAGAATAGTTTTACCTTTAAGCTTGTATACTGAATGGTATTGGCAGATTGATTTAAAAAATCTTTTTCATTTTATAAAATTAAGATTAGCATTAAGTGAGTCAAAAGAAGTGAATGAAACCTCATCAAAAGAAATGCGTGAGTATGCCAAGCTATTGCTAGATGTCGTTGAGGAAATTGTGCCGATTGCTACTAGAAGTTTTAAAAATCATATTTTGAAGGGGTGTAGATTTTCTTATGAAGAGATAATAGCAATTTCTGGTGCTTTGGATATCAGTAAGTTAAAATTGGATGGTCAAGCATTAAAAAGATTAAAAGATAAGCTTAATGTTAAATAGTCTAACGAGTATAAGAAGTTTTTCCTAATTGTATATTTAGTAATAGTAATAATGAATTATATTTGTAATTTCTGTGGTTTTTGATTTTATAAGTAGTTTGTTTGTAGCATTTTAGGTATTATCTAATTCAATATGTATATTACATATTGAATTAGAAGATTTTTTATATTAATTAGTTTAATTGGTCTCGTGTTTATAAGCAGAAATTAATGTATCAATAGCGTTAGCAAAAGTTGTTCCTCCAGTGTAGTTGTCTTTATTCAAATTTATAGCACATTGTTTTGTTTATTCTATAATATTTTCTAATTGAAAAGCCATGACTCTTAATGCACCAATAATAGGGCTGAGAGCTACCGATGTTAACTTCTTGATGGAAAGTCTTAGCAGAATTAGCGAAAGAGTGAGCAGCCTTGATGAAATTATTAGAGTTAAAGTTAGAAGTGATGTTAACAAAAGCATCGATATAAGCTGTGACTGCAATATTTATAGTAGTAATGAAAGCCTCACCAGCATCTTTAATGGTTTGAAATGCTTGAGTAGTAT from Borrelia coriaceae carries:
- the thyX gene encoding FAD-dependent thymidylate synthase translates to MGSDDRIVQASRISYRSESIKREDDELIDYLVRNEHTSPFEQVVFTFYVKAPIFVARQWMRHRTARINEVSGSYSLLREEFYVPLEEDISIQNVDSNQNECERIETNFVKDIVSDLKASQKSCYKLYQNMIDSNVLKEVSRIVLPLSLYTEWYWQIDLKNLFHFIKLRLALSESKEVNETSSKEMREYAKLLLDVVEEIVPIATRSFKNHILKGCRFSYEEIIAISGALDISKLKLDGQALKRLKDKLNVK